TTTCCCGCACACTTGATCAATATCTGAGCGACGAAAAGCTGACACCACCGGCCAAGAAGCTCTCCGAGCTTTTCGACAAGTTCCGGAACTACATGCTCACGGAACGTATCGTTATCAGGGAACTCAAATCCGATAACATCATCTTGCAGCGCCTGACCCCAAACCAGCAACGCCTTATCCTGATCGACGGACTCGGCAACAACCAGTTCCTGCCCATCGCTAATTACCTGAGCACCTTTGCAAAAAGGGTTATTCAGAGAAAATGGGATAGTTTTGAGAAGCACCTGAAGGAAGAGTTCCCGGACAACAGCACTGTGCGAAAAGTCTTGGCAATGGGACGATAAAGCTGACCCCCTGCATGACCGTCAACGGCAACAAGCTCCTGCAGAAAATGTACAGCCACTTTTTACAGACCATTGATAACGACAAGTAATCAGAGAATCCCCAGCAGGACAACCAGGCTTTGGGACATCTGATCGATCAGAGTTCATCGTATATCAACGCATATTGAAGGCCCCACCGAAGCAGTGCGCCCTGACGACCTAAACAAACCACCAGTATTCATATTTCCTTG
This portion of the Chlorobaculum parvum NCIB 8327 genome encodes:
- the yrbL gene encoding PhoP regulatory network protein YrbL, whose protein sequence is MIDLTNSYLLGKGSSRICYLHPEDPGKCIKITYSRNLDIEKQELKHYRLHRRRGISWEMLAKPYGKIETSKGSGVIFSLAHDFDASISRTLDQYLSDEKLTPPAKKLSELFDKFRNYMLTERIVIRELKSDNIILQRLTPNQQRLILIDGLGNNQFLPIANYLSTFAKRVIQRKWDSFEKHLKEEFPDNSTVRKVLAMGR